The genomic region GTGGCAGCTCGTGCTTTTGGGTAAGGGGCGCGAGCCCCTTCGGGTGCCGCTGCGGCGCTACGCCAATGCCCGGCAGTTGGGCCAGGCCTTACTGGACGCCTTGTGGTTGCAGAACAAGGACCTCCTGGTCATGCCCCGCCTGGCCTACCGCTTTGGCCGTCCCCCCTGCGGCGTGCTGGCCCGCAGGAAATAAACCCCCTGGGGTTATTGGGCAAGGTCTCGCCTTCTGCACGATTATGATGAGCCTGTATGGAGTGGCTTTGGGTCGGGGTAGCCTACGGCTTGGGCTGGCTGGCCAACCGAGTGGGCTGGCCGCCTCTGGTGGGGTACCTGGGGGCGGGCTTTGTGCTTTGGGCCCTGGGCCACTCCAGCAGCGAGTTTCTGGGGACCCTGGCCGATATCGGGGTGCTGTTGCTTCTGTTCACCGTAGGGCTCAAGCTGCGCCTGGCCAGCCTGCTGCGGCGGGAGGTGCTGGGGGTGGGGGGGCTTCACCTGCTCCTATTTGCCCTGCTGGCGGGCCTGCTGGCTTTGGGGGTGGGGTTCTCCGGCGAGGCTGCCTGGTTCTTAGGGATTGGCCTGGCCTTCTCCAGCACCGTCCTGGCGGTCAAGCTGCTCGATGACCGAAGCGAGCTGGCCACCTTCCACGGTCGGATTGCGGTGGGCATCCTGGTTTTGCAGGACCTGGTGGCGGTCGGCCTCATGGCCTATGCAGGGGTCAAGAACCCTACCCCCTGGGCCCTTTTGCTGCTGGCCTTGCCCCTGCTGCGCCCACTGGTGGTCTTTTTGCTAGAGCGAAGCGGCCACGATGAGCTGCTGCTCCTCTATGGGCTGGGGCTGGCCCTGGGGGGGGCGCGGCTGGCCCAGGCCCTGGGGGTCTCGCCGGAGCTGGGGGCCTTGCTCATGGGCATGACCCTGGCGGCTCATCCCAAGACCTCCGAGCTTTCCCGCACGCTTTGGGGGCTCAAGGAGGCCTTTTTAGTGGCTTTTTTCCTCAAGATTGGCCTTATGGGCCTGCCCACGGCCGACCAGCTTTTGCGCGTGCTGGGGTTGCTGTCGCTTCTGCCCTTGAAGGCTGGGCTCTTCTTCTTTCTCTTCATCGCCTTTGGCCTGCGGGCCCGCACGGCCTTCGTGACCAGCATCTCCTTGGCCAGCTACAGCGAGTTCGCCCTGATCGCCAGCGTGGAAGCGGTGGAGGGGAACCTGCTCCCGGCCTCCTTTACCCAGACGGTGAGCCTGGTGGTGGCCCTCTCGCTGGCCCTGGCCGCCCCCCTGAACCGGGGGGTGCACCGGTTGTACCAACGCTACGAACCCTTTCTCCTGCGTTTTGAGCGCAAAGGGCACCATGCCGACGACGAGCCCACCAGCCTGGGAGGCGCCGAGTGGTTGGTGGTGGGGATGGGCCGCACCGGGGGGGCGGCCTACAAGATGCTGGAAAAGCAGGGCCACACGGTGCTGGGGCTGGATGCCGATGAGGGCAAGCTCGAGGCTCACCGGGCCAAGCGGCGCAACGTGCGCTACGGTGATGCCGAGGACCCTGAGCTTTGGGAGCGGCTCGACCTTACCGGGCTCAAGGGGGTGCTTCTGACCCTGCCCGACCTCGAGGCCAAACTGCGGGCCGCAGAAGGGTTGAAGCGGCGGGGGTTCAAGGGCATCGTGGCCGCCACCAGCTACCATCGGGAGGAGGACCCCGAGCTGCGGGCTGCCGGGGTCACCCTCATCTCCCGTCCCTTCGCCGAGGCAGGGGAGCGCCTGGCTGAGCGGGCCATGGGGTTGAACCCGCTGGAGGCTGAGGAAGCCGAGGAAAAAGAGGAGGAGCGGCGCTAGCTAGTCGCGCCGGGCCACCGTCCAGGCCTTCTTGCCCACCCCCGGCACCTTCTCCACCCTGAAGCCTGCGGCCAAAAGCCCACGGCGGAGCTGGCCTGCCACCGAGTAGGTGGCCAGGTAGGCCCCCGGTGCGGCTGCCTCGAACAGGGCCCGGAGCACCTCGGGTTGCCAGGGCTCGGGGTTGACCCGGGGGCTGAAGGGGTCCAGGTAGATGGCGCTGGCCCAGCCCAGGGGTAGCCGGGCCTGGCGCACGTCTTCAAAGCGCACCTCGAGCCGCCCCCACTCCCCCAAAAGCACCAGGGGACCCTCCCAGGGCCGCCAGGCCGCCCGCACCTGGGCCCAGACGGCCTGTGCCCCTTCGTCAAGGGGCAGCTCGAGCCCCTCCAGCACCTCGGCCTCCACCGGGAAGGCCTCGTAGGCCAGGTACGATAGCCTCGCCCCCCGGCCCAGGCAGTCCTCCAGGGTGGCGCGGAAATTCACCCCCAGGCCGAAGCCCACCTCGAGCACCCGGGGGGCAGGGTGCAGGTGGGTGCGGGTCTGGCGCAGGTAGAGCGCGTTGGCCTGGGTCCAGGCCCCATAGCGGGAGCTGTAGGCCTCCTGGAAGCGGGGGTGCACCAGGGTGGGCGAGCCGTCTGCGGTCAAAAGCCGCTGGTACTCAGGTTTCAACCTCCACCCGCCTCGCTTCCTGCCGCATAAGGCGCCAAAGCGCCTCCACGTGCAAACGCTCGGTTGGTTCGGCCCCAATCGAGACCCGCACCATCCAGCGGCCCTTCAGAAGGGCCGGGGTGAGAAAGGCCCGCCCCGAGCGGTTGACCCGCTCCACCCAGTCCAGGGTGTGCCGGTCGAGGGCCTCCGGGCCCAGGCCCCCTGGGTCGTAGCGCACACAGACGGTCTGAAGGCTGGGCGGGGCCACCAGGGCCCAGCCCGGGGTGGCCTCGACCTGTTCGGCCAGCCAGCGGGCATTCCCTATGTCCCGCCGCAGACGGGCCTGCAGGCCTTCCACCCCCCAGTCGAGCAGGGCGAACCAGAGCTTGAGCGCCCGGAAGCGGCGGCCCAGGGGAATCCCCCAGTCCTTGTAGTTCCGCACCGCGCCTTCCACCGTAGAGCGCAGGTAGGAGGGCTGGGTGGACATGGCCCGCAGCAGGGGCTCGAGCTCGCGCAGGTACAAAAGCGAGCAGTCAAAGGCCACCCCCAGCCACTTGTGCGGGTTGATGACCAGGGAGTGGGCCCGCTCGATGCCGGCAAAGCGTGGGCGCTCCTCGGGCAGGATCAGGGCCGAGCCGGCCATGGCCGCGTCCACGTGCAGCCACAGCCCGTACCGCTGGCAAAGCTCGGCAATCTCCTCTAGGGGATCGAAGGCCAGGGTGGCGGTGGTGCCCGCGGTGGCCACCACCGCGCAGGGCTTCCTGCCCTGGGCCAGGTCCCGCTCGATGGCGGCCTCCAGGGCCGAGGGCTTCAGGGCGTGCTGGGCGTCGGTCTCTATAAGCCGCAGGTTGTCCCGCCCGAACCCCGCCAGCAGCGCTGCCTTGGGCACCGAGCTGTGGGCCTGCTCGGAGGTGTAGACCGTGAGGGGCTTTTCCAGCGCCTGCAGTCCACCCCGCTCCTGGGCAAAGCCTGAGGCCCACTCCCGCGCGACGAGCAGCGCCACCAGGGTTCCGGTGGAGGCGGTGTCCTGGATGACCCCCTGGAAGGCCTCGGGCAGGCCGAACATCTGCCGCAGCCAGTCGGCGGTTACCTCCTCCAGCTCGGTCAGGGCTGGGCTGGCCTGCCAGGTGATGCCGTTCTGGCCCAGCCCGGTGGCCACCAGGTCGGCCAGCACCGAGGAGAGGGGGGCGTTGGAGGGGAACCAGGCGAAGAAGTGAGGGCTTTGCCAGTGGGTGAGGGCCGGCAGGAGCTGCCTGAGCCGCTCGAGCACCCCGTCCAGGCCCCCTCCTTTTTGCGGTGGGGCGGGCTCGAAGAGGGCCCGCACCGCGCCCGGGGCCACCTGGGCCCGCACCGGCAGGCCCCCAAGGCCCTGCCGGTACTCGGCTATAAAATCTATGAGGGCGTAGCCCAGCCGCTTGAACTCCTCCGGCGACATGCCCGCATCATACATGCCATTGGGCGGGTAGAATGGCGCCCATGGAGGTTACGCCCGAACTCATTCAGCACCTGGGCCGTCTAGCCCGGCTCTCCCTTACCCCCGAGGAGGTGGGGCAGCTTGAAGGGGAGCTGCGGGCCATTGTGGGCTTCTTTGAGCAGCTACAGGAACTGGACACCGAGGGCCTGGCCGAGCTGGCCCGCCCGGTGGAGGTTACCAACCGCCTGCGTCCTGACCAGGTGCAGCCCTCCTTGCCCCAGGCTGAGGCCCTTTCGGTGGCCATCGAACAGGAGGAGGGCTACTTCAAGGTGCCCCGGGTCATCGAGTAGCCATGCTGGACCTGAAGTTCATCCGCGAGCACCCCGAGAAGGTCCGGCGGGCCATTGAGCTCAAGCACGTCCCGCTGGACCTGGACCGGCTTTTGGCCCTGGACCAGGAGGTGCTGGAGCTCAAGCGCCAGATCGAACGGCTTCAGGCCGAGCGCAACGCCAACGCCAGGGCTGCGGCTCGAGCCCAGCCCGAGGAGCGCGCGGCGCTGGTGGAGAAGGGGCGGGCCATTGGGGAGGAGCTGGCCCGGCTCGAGCCCGAGCTGCGCCGGCGGGAGGCCGAACTGAAAGAGCTCCTCTACCTCACCCCCACCCTGCCCTGGGAGGGGGCCCCGGTGGGGCCGGACGATTCCTTCAACGTGGAAACCCGGGTCCACGGCAACCCCCGGGTCTTCCTCTTCGAGCCCCTGGACCACGTGGCCCTCATCGAGAAGAACAACTGGGGCGACTTCGAGCGGGCCGCTAAGGTCTCGGGCTCGCGCTCCTACATCCTGAAGGGCGACCTGATGCTCTACGAGCTGGCCTTGCTGCGCTTCGCCCTGGACCGGATGATCGAGGCCGGCTTCACCCCCCTCTCGGTGCCCAGCCTGACCCGGGAGGAGGCGCTCTACGGCCACGGCCAGTTTCCCACCGCGCGCGACCAGGTCTACGCGGTGAATGGGGGCGAGGCCTACCTGGCCGGCACTGCCGAGGTGCTGCTCAACTACCTGCACGCCGGGGAGATTCTTGTCGAGGACGAGCTGCCCAAAACCTACACCGCCCTTTCCCCCTGCTTTCGCAGCGAGGCCGGCTCGGCGGGGAAGGACGTGCGGGGGCTGATGCGGGTGCACCAGTTCAACAAAGTGGAGCAGTACGTGCTCTGCCGGGCCGATCTGGAGGAGTCCAACCGCTGGTTCGAGACCATGCTGGCCATCTCCGAGGGCATCCTCCAGGCCCTGGAGCTTCCCTACCGGGTGGTGGAGGTCTCCACCGGGGATATGGGCCTCGGCAAGTACCGCCAGGTGGACCTGGAGACCTGGGTGCCGAGCCAGAACCGCTACCGCGAGACCCACTCCTGCTCGGCCCTGCTCGACTGGCAGGCCCGGCGGGCCGGCCTGCGCTACCGCGACGAGAAGGGCAAGGTGCGCTACGCCTACACCCTCAACAACACCGCTCTGGCCACGCCCCGGATTCTGGTGATGCTTCTGGAGAACCACCAGAACGAGGACGGCAGCGTGAACGTGCCCAAAGCGGTGCAGCCCTACTTTGGTAAAGAGCGGCTCGAGCCCAACCGATAGCCGAGAGAAGGCCGGGCCCGCGGGCCCGGCCTAGGCTCTACTTCTTGCGCGGGCGGTATTTGCCGTAAGAGCCCCGGAAAATCTTGCCGCGACGGGTACGACGATCTCCTTTGCCCATGGCCGACCTCTAGGCTTTGGCCCCCTGAAGGAGCTGGTAGACCTTGCTCATCAGGCGCGACTTACGGCGGCTGGCCGCGTTTTTGTGCAGGGTGGAGCCTTTGGCCGCCTTATCAATCAGGCTTTCGGCGTAGCGCATGACCCGCAGGGCTTCCTCGGCGTTGCCCTGCTGGGCCAGGGCCACCGCTTTCTTGCTCACCGTCTTGATGGCCGACATCTTGGACTTGTTGCGCAGCCGCCGCTTGAGCGACTGGCGGTGGCGCTTCATGGCCGAAGGGTTGCGAGCGGTTTTCTTCTGTGCCATAGTTCTCCAAACAGCAAACCATCCATCAATCTAGCACACCATCTGCCCCTATGGCTAGGGCTTTAGCCCCGGCCAGTCGAGGGGCCGCTCGGCGAGGCCCAGCCGCCAGGCCACCCCCTGGGCGCAGCGCTCTGCTGCCCGGCCGTCGCCGTAGGGGTTGGGCCGGTTTCGCATGGCCGAAAGCGCGGCCTCATCGGAGAGCAGGTGGTGCACGGTGGCAAAGACCTGCTCAGGGTCGGTGCCGGCCAGCTTCAGCGCCCCCACCGCCAGCCCCTCGGGCCGTTCGGTCACGTTGCGCAGCACCACCACCGGCACTCCCAGGGTGGCCCCGCTTTCCTGGACCCCCCCGGAGTCGGTCACGAGGAGGGCAGAGCGCTTCATCAAGGCGGCCATGGTGCCGAAGTCCAGCGGCTCCAGCAGGCTGAAGTTGGAGAGCCCGGAAAGCTGCGGGTAGACCGCCTCGCGCACCGCCGGGTTCAGGTGGACTGGGTAGACGAAGTGGCACTCGGGGTGGGCCTGGGCCACCCGGGCCAGGGCGGCGGCCAGCCGCGACATTATCGGCAGGTTTTCCCGCCGGTGCATGGTCACGGTTACGATGCGCTTACCCGCCGGTAGGGGGGGCGGGGTGCCCCGCTGGCTGGCGTAGAGCACCGCGTCCACCTCGGTCTGTCCGGTGACGATGATGCTCTCCTCGGGCTTGCCCTCCCGCAACAGGTTGGCCCGGGCGGTGGGGGTGGGGGGCAGGTCGAGGTCGGTCAGCACGTCGGTCAGGCGGCGGTTGGCCTCCTCCGGGAAGGGCTCTTGCAGGTTGAAGCTGCGCAGCCCCGCCTCCACGTGGGCCACCGGGATGCCCTCGAAGAAGGCCGCCAGGGTCACGGCAAAGGTGGTCAGGGTATCGCCGTGGACCATCACGTAGTCGGCCTTTAGCTCCCTGAGCTTCTGGGCTGCGGCCGGCACGATGCGCCCCATCAGCTCGGGGAGGCTCTGGCGCTCGGTCATGACCTGCAGGTCGGTGTCGGGCACCAGGCCGAAGACCCGGAGGGCGTCCTCGAGCTGGGTGCGGTGCTGCCCGGTGGAGAGGAGCACGCTCTTTACAGGCTGCCGCCGCAGGGCAAAGATAACCGGGGCCATCTTGATGGCTTCGGGCCGGGTACCAAAGGCGACGATGACCCGCTTCATGCTTCGTCCTGCGGGGCCACCACAAAGGCCGAGGCCAGCTCGTCTCCTTCGGCCAGGCTCATGACCCTGACCCCGCTGGTGGCCCGGCCGTAGCGGGCGATCTCGGCCACCTTGGTGCGGATGGCGATGCCCCTTTTGGAGAGCACCAGCAGGTCCTCGTTGCCCCGCACCCAGAGCAGGGCCGCCAGATGCCCCACCTTTTCGTTGGTGTTGAAGGTGATGACCCCCATCCCGCCCCGGCCCTGGCGGGGGTATTCCGAGATGGGGGTGCGCTTGCCGTAGCCCTGGCTGCCCACCGCCAGCACCTCGCCTTCCTCCCCCTTCAGCACCACCAGCGAGACCACCCGGTCGGCCCGCCCCTCCTTGAAGCGGATGCCGGTCACCCCCTGGCTGGCCCGTCCGGTGGCCCGCACCTCTGAGAGGGCAAAGCGGATGGCCTGCCCGCTTTGGGTGGCCAGCATGACCTCGTCGTTCTCCTGCGCGATGGCCACGCCCACCAGGGCGTCGTTCTCGAGCAGGTTGATGGCAATCAGGCCCGCACTGGTCAGGTTCTGGTACTCGCGGATGGCGGTTTTTTTGATGAGCCCGTTGCGGGTAGCGAAGACGAAGTACCCCTCCTGGTCCAGCTCGCGTACGCTGAGGAGGGCGGCCACCTCTTCACCCTCCTGCAGGGGCAGTAGGCTCACCACATGGGTGCCCCGGGCCTGGCGGCTGGCCTCGGGCAGCTCGCGGACCTTCTCGGCGTAGACCCGTCCCCGGCTGGTGAAAACCAGCAGGGTGTCGTGCATGGAGGCCACGAAGACCGAGATGGCCTCGTCCTCCTCCCTGGTCTTGCCGGCCTGGGCCCCCACCCCGCCCCGGCCCTGGGCCCGGTAGGCCTCGAGCGGGGTGCGCTTGATGAAGCCCTGGGCGGTGAGGGTGATCACCATGGGCTCGTCCTCGACCAGGTCCTCCGGGCTGAAGCCCTCCTCGAACTCGGTGATCTGGGTGCGGCGGGGGTCGGCGTACTTTTGCTTGATGGCCAAAAGCTCGTCCTTGACCACCTGCCAAAGCCGCTGCTCGTCCTCCAGGATGGCCCTGAGCCGGGCGATTTCCTCGGTAAGCGACCGGTACTCCTCCTCCAGTTTGCTCCGCTCCAGCCCCACCAGCCGTTGCAGGCGCATGTCCAGGATGGCCTGGGCCTGCACCTCGCTCAGGCTAAAGCGCTCCATGAGGCCGCGGCGGGCCTCGGCGGCGTCCTGCGAACCGCGGATGAGGGCAATCACCGCGTCGATGTGGTCCAGGGCAACCAGGAGCCCCTCCAGGATGTGGGCCCGCTCGAGGGCCTTGCGCAGCTCGAACTGGGTGCGCCTCTGGACCACCTCCCTGCGGTGGTCGAGGTAGTGGCGCATGAGCTCCAGCAAGGTGAGCACCCTGGGCTCGCCTTTCACGATGGCCAGAAGGTTCACGGTGAAGCTGGTCTGCAGGCGGGAGTGCTTGTAGAGCTTGTTGAGCACCACCTGGGGGTTGGCCCCCCGCTTGAGCTCCACCGCAATGCGCAGGCCCTGCCGGTCGGACTCGTCGCGCAAGGCCGCGATGTCCTCAATTACCTTGTTGCGCACCAGGCCGGCAATCTGGGCAATCAGGTCAGCCTTGTTGACCTGGTAGGGGATCTCGGTGAAGACCAGCATGGGCCGCCCGTTTTTTTCCTCGTGGCGCACCCGGGCCCGCACCTTGAGGCTCCCCCGACCCGTGGCGTAGGCCTCCTTGATGCCGCGGCGGGAGAGCTTGCCCCCGGTAGGAAAGTCGGGCCCCGGCAGCACCCGCATCACCTCCTCCAGGGTGAGGCTGGGGTTGTCAATCATCTGCAACAGGGCCTCCACCACCTCCCCCAGGTTGTGGGGCGGCAGGCTGGTGGCCATGCCCACCGCGATGCCGGCCGAGCCGTTGGCCAGCAGGTTGGGGAAGGCCGCCGGGAGCACCTCGGGCTGGGTCTGGGTGCCGTCGTAGTTGGGCACGAAAGGCACCGTCTCCTTGTCCAGGTCCTGCAAGAGCTCCAGGCCTACCGGCGAGAGCCGGGCCTCGGTGTAGCGCTGGGCGGCCGGGGGGTCGCCGTCCAGCGAGCCGAAATTGCCCTGGCCGTCAATCAGGGGGTAGCGCAGGTTCCAGGGCTGGGCCATGCGCACCAGGGTGTCGTAGATGGCCGCATCGCCGTGGGGGTGGAACTTCCCCATCACCTCGCCCACAATCTTGGCGCTCTTGACGTGTTTGCGGTTGGGCAGCACCCCGTCCTGGTAGGCCCCGTAGAGGATGCGGCGCTGGACCGGCTTCAGGCCATCGCGCACGTCGGGCAGCGCCCGGTCCACGATGACCGACATGGCGTAGTTGATGAAGCTTTGTTTGACCTCGTCGGTAATTTCTACTGGAAGAACCTGGGACATTCACCTCTCCTGGGCACAAAAAAGGCGCTCTGAAGCGCCCCGCCTTGGCAATTATACCCGAAGACCTTACCCCAGCCGGCTGGGGTAAGCTAACCCAAGTATGGAAGCCCTGCTCCAGACCATCGTGCCTGTGGCCTTCATCGTTCTCACGGGCTACTGGGTGGGCAAGCGCATCGACTTTGACCTGCAAACCCTTTCCAAACTTTCCATCTACGTGTTGGTGCCGGTTTTGATTTTCGACGCCATGCTGCGGGCCGAGCTGACCGGGGCCAGCGTGCTGGGGATTACCCTGGCCTTCTTTCTCTCCTCCGCGGGGCTTTACCTGCTGGCCCTCTTGTGGGCCCGCTGGCAGGGGCTGGGGCCGGACGCCACCAAGACCCTGGTGGCTTCGGCCACCTTTCCAAACTCGGGCAACATGGGCCTCTCGCTCACCTTCTTCGCCCTGGGCCAGCCAGGGCTCGATCGGGCCATTGTCTTCTTCATTGCCAGCAGCGTGCTGATGTTCGGCCTGGGTCCGGCCTTTCTGCGCGGGGGGGGGCTTTTGCAAAGCCTGCTCTTCACCCTAAGGCTGCCCCTTTTCTGGGCTTTGGCAGGGGGGCTTCTGGTGCGGGGGCTTTCCATTCCGCTGCCTTTAGGGCTGGACGAGGGGGTGCACCTCCTGGGCCAGGCCTGCATCCCGGTAATGCTGCTCACGCTGGGCATCCAGATTGCCCGTTCCAAGCCGGAGTGGGGGCCCTTCGAGCTGCAGGCCAGCGGGCTGCGCCTGCTGGCGGCCCCTCTTTTGGCGGGGGCGGCCGGCTGGCTTTTGGGGCTGGAGCGGTTGGACATCCAGGTGCTGGTGCTGCAGAGCGCCATGCCCATCGCGGTCAACGCGTTCTTGATGGCGGGTGAGTTTGGCGGGGATGGCCCCAGGGCGGCGCGGGCGGTGGTGCTCTCCTCGGTCCTTTCCTTCGCCACCTTGCCGTTGGTGCTCCTGGCGATCGGGGTGGGCTAGGCATGCGGCTGATTGGGCTTACCGGGAGCATTGGCAGTGGCAAGAGCACCGTGGGGGCGCTATTGCGGGAGCTGGGGGTGGTGGTGTTGGACGCAGACCGGCTGGCCCGCGAGGGGGCCGAGGTGTTTGAGGCGGAGATCTGCCGGATGTTTCCCGAGGTCTGCCGGGAAGGGCGGGTGGACCGGCGGGCCCTAGCCCAGCGGGTATTTGCCGACGAGGCAGCGCGCAGGCGGCTCGAGGCCCTGCTCCATCCCTACGTGCGCCGCCGGCTAGAGGAGGAGACCGAGCGCGCCCGGGCGGCCGGCCAGGCCCTGGTGGTGCAGGAGATTCCCCTTCTGTTCGAAAGCGGGCGGGAGGGAGAGTTTGAAGGGGTGCTGGTGGTGGCCGCGCCCGAGGCCCTGCGCAGGGCCCGGGTCATGGCCCGCAGCGGGCTTTCTGCCGCCGAGTTCGAGGCCCGGGACCAGGCCCAGATGCCGCAGGCGGAGAAGCTCAGGCGGGCGCGCTGGGTCATCTGGAACGACGCCGACCTCGATACCCTCCGCCGCCGGGTGAAGGCCTGGTACAAGGAGGTGCTGGGGTGAGGATTGTGCACGACTGGCTGGGGCCGCTAGAGCTCCCCGACGAGCCCCGCCGCATCGTCTCGCTGGCCCCCAACGCCACCGAGACCCTTTTCGCCCTGGGCCTGGGGGGGCGGGTGGTAGGGCGGAGTGCTTTTTGCTACCGGCCGGCGGGGGTGCTGGCGCTGCCGGTGGTCTCGAGCTACACCCGGGTGCGCTGGGAGCTTTTGGAGGCCTTGCGGCCTGAGTTGGTGCTGGTGAGCACCGGGGTGCAGCGGGAGCTGCTTCAGACCCTTTGGCAGCGAGGGTTTCCCCTCTACCCCGTTCCCCTGCCGCAGAGCCCCTACGGGATCATGGAGAACGTGGTGCTTTTGGGGGCCCTCCTGGGGGTGCCGGAGGCGGCCACCGCGCTGGCCCACCGGCTTGGCGAGCGCTACGCTGCGCTGTACGGCGCCCTGCCTTCCAGGCGGGTCTACCTCGAGTTCGACCTGGGCGGCCCCATCACGGTGGGGCGGGGGAGCTACGTGGGCGAGGCCTTGCGTCACCTGGGGCTGAAGAACATCTTCGCCGACCATCCCCAAAGCTACTTTGCACCCCCACTGGCCGAGGTACCCGGGCGGGCCCCGGAGCTCTTCATCTACGAGCCCAAGCCCCACCGCGCCAGGGCACGGGAAAAGGCCGAACGCCTGCTGGCCGAGCGGGGCTGGCAGGGCCCCTTGGTGGTGACCGGGGGGGATGAGCTGGCCCACTACGGGCCCCTGTTCTTCGCCTACCTAGAGCGGCTGGTGGCGCAAATTCGGGCGGTGCTAGACTAGGGCCATGCACGTCTTTCGCCTCAAGGGCGACTTTGAGACCCTGGACATCTACACCCCCATCCTCTTCGAGCTCGGGGCCCGGGGTTTGGAGGAGCGGCCCGGCGAGGTCTGGGCCTACTTTCCCGAACGCAGGGAGCTGTCGTTGCCTGGGGAGTGGCTGGAGCTGCCCGATACCGACTGGCTCGAGGCCTACCGGCGCGACTTGAAGCCGGTGCGGGCCGGCCCCTTCGTGGTTCTGGCCCCCTGGCACGCCTGGGAGGGGCCGGAGACCCGCCTCTGGATTGAGCCCGGGATGGCCTTTGGCACCGGGCACCACGAGTCCACCCGGCTGGCCCTCTCGGCCCTGGCCCGGCGGGTGGAGCCCGGCATGCGGGTGCTGGACCTGGGGACCGGCTCGGGGATTCTGGCCATTGCGGCGGCCCTGCTGGGGGCCGAGGCGGTGGGGGTGGACCTCGACGGCGCGGTGATTCCCCAGGCCCGGGCCAATGCCGAGCGGAATGGGGTAGAGGTGCAGTTTCTGGAGGGCAGCCTGGAGGACGTGGAGGGGCCCTTCGACTTGGTGGTGGCCAACCTGCACGCCGAGCTCCACGCCTACCTGGCCCAGGCCTACCGCAGGGCCTTTGGCATCTGCGGGGCTCTCATCCTATCGGGCATCCTGGCCGAGCGGGAGGCGGTGGTGAAGCGGGCCTTTGAGGCTGCCGCTTTTGCCCTTCTGGAGCG from Meiothermus sp. QL-1 harbors:
- the rpsT gene encoding 30S ribosomal protein S20; this translates as MAQKKTARNPSAMKRHRQSLKRRLRNKSKMSAIKTVSKKAVALAQQGNAEEALRVMRYAESLIDKAAKGSTLHKNAASRRKSRLMSKVYQLLQGAKA
- the serS gene encoding serine--tRNA ligase, whose protein sequence is MLDLKFIREHPEKVRRAIELKHVPLDLDRLLALDQEVLELKRQIERLQAERNANARAAARAQPEERAALVEKGRAIGEELARLEPELRRREAELKELLYLTPTLPWEGAPVGPDDSFNVETRVHGNPRVFLFEPLDHVALIEKNNWGDFERAAKVSGSRSYILKGDLMLYELALLRFALDRMIEAGFTPLSVPSLTREEALYGHGQFPTARDQVYAVNGGEAYLAGTAEVLLNYLHAGEILVEDELPKTYTALSPCFRSEAGSAGKDVRGLMRVHQFNKVEQYVLCRADLEESNRWFETMLAISEGILQALELPYRVVEVSTGDMGLGKYRQVDLETWVPSQNRYRETHSCSALLDWQARRAGLRYRDEKGKVRYAYTLNNTALATPRILVMLLENHQNEDGSVNVPKAVQPYFGKERLEPNR
- a CDS encoding 30S ribosomal protein THX, coding for MGKGDRRTRRGKIFRGSYGKYRPRKK
- a CDS encoding cation:proton antiporter family protein, which encodes MEWLWVGVAYGLGWLANRVGWPPLVGYLGAGFVLWALGHSSSEFLGTLADIGVLLLLFTVGLKLRLASLLRREVLGVGGLHLLLFALLAGLLALGVGFSGEAAWFLGIGLAFSSTVLAVKLLDDRSELATFHGRIAVGILVLQDLVAVGLMAYAGVKNPTPWALLLLALPLLRPLVVFLLERSGHDELLLLYGLGLALGGARLAQALGVSPELGALLMGMTLAAHPKTSELSRTLWGLKEAFLVAFFLKIGLMGLPTADQLLRVLGLLSLLPLKAGLFFFLFIAFGLRARTAFVTSISLASYSEFALIASVEAVEGNLLPASFTQTVSLVVALSLALAAPLNRGVHRLYQRYEPFLLRFERKGHHADDEPTSLGGAEWLVVGMGRTGGAAYKMLEKQGHTVLGLDADEGKLEAHRAKRRNVRYGDAEDPELWERLDLTGLKGVLLTLPDLEAKLRAAEGLKRRGFKGIVAATSYHREEDPELRAAGVTLISRPFAEAGERLAERAMGLNPLEAEEAEEKEEERR
- the wecB gene encoding non-hydrolyzing UDP-N-acetylglucosamine 2-epimerase encodes the protein MKRVIVAFGTRPEAIKMAPVIFALRRQPVKSVLLSTGQHRTQLEDALRVFGLVPDTDLQVMTERQSLPELMGRIVPAAAQKLRELKADYVMVHGDTLTTFAVTLAAFFEGIPVAHVEAGLRSFNLQEPFPEEANRRLTDVLTDLDLPPTPTARANLLREGKPEESIIVTGQTEVDAVLYASQRGTPPPLPAGKRIVTVTMHRRENLPIMSRLAAALARVAQAHPECHFVYPVHLNPAVREAVYPQLSGLSNFSLLEPLDFGTMAALMKRSALLVTDSGGVQESGATLGVPVVVLRNVTERPEGLAVGALKLAGTDPEQVFATVHHLLSDEAALSAMRNRPNPYGDGRAAERCAQGVAWRLGLAERPLDWPGLKP
- the mnmD gene encoding tRNA (5-methylaminomethyl-2-thiouridine)(34)-methyltransferase MnmD; translated protein: MKPEYQRLLTADGSPTLVHPRFQEAYSSRYGAWTQANALYLRQTRTHLHPAPRVLEVGFGLGVNFRATLEDCLGRGARLSYLAYEAFPVEAEVLEGLELPLDEGAQAVWAQVRAAWRPWEGPLVLLGEWGRLEVRFEDVRQARLPLGWASAIYLDPFSPRVNPEPWQPEVLRALFEAAAPGAYLATYSVAGQLRRGLLAAGFRVEKVPGVGKKAWTVARRD
- a CDS encoding pyridoxal-dependent decarboxylase, producing the protein MSPEEFKRLGYALIDFIAEYRQGLGGLPVRAQVAPGAVRALFEPAPPQKGGGLDGVLERLRQLLPALTHWQSPHFFAWFPSNAPLSSVLADLVATGLGQNGITWQASPALTELEEVTADWLRQMFGLPEAFQGVIQDTASTGTLVALLVAREWASGFAQERGGLQALEKPLTVYTSEQAHSSVPKAALLAGFGRDNLRLIETDAQHALKPSALEAAIERDLAQGRKPCAVVATAGTTATLAFDPLEEIAELCQRYGLWLHVDAAMAGSALILPEERPRFAGIERAHSLVINPHKWLGVAFDCSLLYLRELEPLLRAMSTQPSYLRSTVEGAVRNYKDWGIPLGRRFRALKLWFALLDWGVEGLQARLRRDIGNARWLAEQVEATPGWALVAPPSLQTVCVRYDPGGLGPEALDRHTLDWVERVNRSGRAFLTPALLKGRWMVRVSIGAEPTERLHVEALWRLMRQEARRVEVET
- the gatC gene encoding Asp-tRNA(Asn)/Glu-tRNA(Gln) amidotransferase subunit GatC → MEVTPELIQHLGRLARLSLTPEEVGQLEGELRAIVGFFEQLQELDTEGLAELARPVEVTNRLRPDQVQPSLPQAEALSVAIEQEEGYFKVPRVIE